A window from Egibacteraceae bacterium encodes these proteins:
- a CDS encoding Uma2 family endonuclease, with the protein MGTPAGARLTYREYEALPEPDDGSRCELVDGQVVVTPPPDDPHQQALRELTIELGLWARAHAAEVLPGPGLLVAEDSELIPDLIVVLADHLDEAGRRAKTRADLVVEISSPSTRRRDLGRKRELYQAAGIPEYWFVDRERGEVLVHRRKEGGYAPAVRLTRGTSVTSPLLPGFTLPVDRLF; encoded by the coding sequence ATGGGCACACCCGCTGGCGCCCGGCTCACCTACCGGGAGTACGAGGCGCTTCCCGAGCCGGACGACGGCAGCCGCTGCGAGCTCGTCGACGGACAGGTCGTCGTGACGCCGCCCCCCGACGACCCTCACCAGCAAGCGCTCCGGGAGCTCACCATCGAGCTGGGCCTGTGGGCTCGCGCGCACGCGGCAGAGGTGCTCCCCGGGCCCGGGCTGCTCGTCGCCGAGGACTCCGAGCTGATCCCCGACCTCATCGTCGTGCTCGCCGATCACCTGGACGAGGCCGGCCGGCGGGCGAAGACCCGTGCCGACCTCGTCGTCGAGATCTCCTCGCCGTCCACCCGACGGCGCGACCTCGGGCGCAAGCGTGAGCTCTACCAGGCGGCCGGCATCCCCGAGTACTGGTTCGTCGACCGGGAACGCGGCGAGGTGCTCGTGCACCGCCGGAAGGAGGGCGGCTACGCACCGGCGGTCCGCCTCACCCGCGGCACCAGTGTCACCTCGCCGTTGCTGCCGGGGTTCACGCTGCCCGTCGACCGGCTCTTCTGA
- a CDS encoding DnaB-like helicase C-terminal domain-containing protein, which translates to MPLDEVLDDGLRAHDLLLMGGVPGVGKTVAALQMARNMAAAGSTAIYACYEHDEVDLLGRLLLLELGALARREDAVVLDKLRVVVREAAQGLRSLDVVGEGRALLDAARDAIADYADRLLLVCASGRHTGVAELEQLVTEHGNGTAALFVDYLQKVAVKPDPRDEGEKVTAIAEGLKELALAHDCPVVAVVAADRASLDARRLRMHHLRGSSALAYESDVVLILNEKFSCVSKVHLAYDARRAETYRHYAVWSIEKNRSGPTGVDLEFRKDFAHYRFDPLGGHVAERLVDERFDVD; encoded by the coding sequence ATGCCGCTCGACGAGGTGCTCGACGACGGCCTGCGCGCCCATGACCTCTTGCTCATGGGTGGCGTGCCGGGCGTCGGCAAGACCGTGGCGGCGCTGCAGATGGCCCGCAACATGGCCGCCGCCGGCAGCACGGCCATCTACGCGTGCTACGAGCACGACGAGGTCGACCTGCTCGGCCGGCTGCTGCTTCTGGAGCTCGGCGCCCTCGCGCGTCGGGAAGACGCCGTCGTGCTCGACAAGCTTCGCGTCGTCGTGCGGGAAGCCGCGCAGGGCCTGCGCAGCCTCGACGTCGTCGGTGAAGGACGGGCGCTGCTCGACGCGGCGCGCGACGCCATTGCTGACTACGCCGACCGCCTCCTGCTCGTGTGCGCCTCCGGCCGCCATACCGGCGTTGCCGAACTCGAGCAGCTCGTGACCGAACACGGCAACGGCACCGCGGCGCTGTTCGTCGACTACCTGCAGAAGGTGGCGGTCAAGCCTGATCCCCGTGACGAGGGCGAGAAGGTCACCGCGATCGCCGAAGGGCTGAAGGAGCTCGCGCTCGCCCACGACTGCCCGGTCGTCGCGGTCGTCGCCGCCGACCGGGCGTCGCTCGACGCGCGCCGGCTGCGCATGCACCATCTGCGCGGCTCGTCGGCGCTCGCCTATGAAAGCGACGTCGTCCTCATCCTCAACGAGAAGTTCTCCTGCGTGTCGAAGGTGCACCTGGCCTACGACGCGCGGCGCGCCGAGACCTACCGCCACTACGCGGTGTGGAGCATCGAGAAGAACCGCAGCGGCCCCACGGGGGTCGACCTGGAGTTCCGCAAGGACTTCGCCCACTACCGCTTCGACCCGCTCGGCGGCCACGTCGCTGAGCGGCTCGTCGACGAGCGCTTCGACGTCGACTGA
- a CDS encoding alpha/beta hydrolase, whose translation MSRSKPLGLLLAASLLLTACGLTQPAPEALPAEEEATVDPTEPPEEPLESTLVWTPCEEPFECSTLPVPRDYGQPDGPTVTLALIRLPAPAAARRIGSLVVNPGGPGGSGVDFVRQAGVETFPAELRARFDIVGFDPRGVAASEGIACDQEAVARFAGTLTSGVADVLAAAQRFAAGCAAHGGELLPHVATPNVAADLDLLREALGDRRLTYLGYSYGTLIGAMYAERYPDKVRAIVLDGAVDPAQDVVARARDKAAATEVALQDFLQWCRDEECSMSAVGEPSMVWAAVLAALQRGSVPAPLLGAGRSMNRGEAMFTTSALLADRADGWPLLAEALAMVAGDHDASLLLGMFDALSGRDAEAEELSGFEFGQLMAVNCLDLPAPPAEEYPRLLAEMEGVSPLFGAVTLLSWAPCSYWPVPPVRQAAPIHAPGSPPLVVIGTRNDGVTPYAWSEALAGQLDNAVLFTRDGDTHTAFGGANVCTDRAIMGYLLEEQPPEAGKSCG comes from the coding sequence ATGAGCCGGTCCAAGCCGCTCGGCCTCCTCCTCGCGGCCAGCCTCCTGCTCACCGCCTGCGGGCTCACGCAGCCGGCTCCCGAGGCGCTGCCCGCCGAGGAAGAGGCCACGGTGGACCCGACCGAGCCGCCCGAGGAACCACTCGAGAGCACGCTCGTGTGGACACCGTGCGAGGAGCCCTTCGAGTGCTCCACGCTGCCGGTGCCCCGCGACTACGGCCAGCCCGACGGCCCGACCGTCACGCTCGCGCTCATCCGCCTGCCGGCGCCTGCGGCCGCGCGGCGCATCGGCTCGCTCGTCGTCAACCCCGGCGGCCCGGGCGGCTCGGGCGTCGACTTCGTCCGCCAGGCGGGGGTGGAGACGTTCCCCGCCGAGCTGCGCGCCCGGTTCGACATCGTCGGGTTCGACCCGCGCGGCGTCGCCGCGAGCGAGGGCATCGCCTGCGACCAGGAGGCGGTCGCGCGCTTCGCCGGCACGCTCACCAGCGGCGTCGCCGACGTGCTCGCCGCCGCGCAGCGCTTCGCCGCCGGTTGCGCGGCACACGGCGGCGAGCTGCTCCCGCACGTGGCCACGCCGAACGTCGCCGCCGACCTCGACCTGCTCCGCGAAGCCCTGGGCGACCGCCGCCTGACCTACCTCGGCTACTCCTACGGCACGCTCATCGGCGCGATGTACGCCGAGCGCTACCCCGACAAGGTCCGCGCGATCGTGCTCGACGGCGCGGTCGACCCGGCGCAGGACGTCGTCGCCCGCGCCCGCGACAAGGCCGCCGCCACCGAGGTCGCGCTGCAGGACTTCCTGCAGTGGTGCAGGGACGAAGAGTGCTCGATGAGCGCCGTCGGGGAGCCGTCGATGGTGTGGGCCGCGGTGCTCGCCGCCCTCCAGCGGGGATCGGTGCCCGCACCGCTGCTCGGCGCCGGGCGCAGCATGAACCGCGGGGAGGCGATGTTCACCACCTCGGCGCTGCTCGCCGACCGCGCCGACGGTTGGCCGCTGCTCGCCGAGGCCCTCGCCATGGTCGCCGGCGACCACGACGCGAGCCTCCTGCTGGGGATGTTCGACGCCCTGAGCGGCCGCGACGCCGAGGCCGAGGAGCTGTCCGGCTTCGAGTTCGGCCAGCTCATGGCCGTCAACTGCCTCGACCTGCCGGCGCCGCCCGCCGAGGAGTACCCGCGCCTGCTCGCCGAGATGGAGGGCGTCTCCCCGCTGTTCGGCGCGGTGACGCTGCTGTCGTGGGCGCCGTGCAGCTACTGGCCGGTGCCCCCCGTGCGCCAGGCCGCGCCGATCCACGCGCCCGGCAGCCCGCCGCTCGTCGTCATCGGCACCCGCAACGACGGGGTCACGCCCTACGCCTGGTCGGAGGCGCTCGCCGGCCAGCTCGACAACGCCGTGCTGTTCACCCGCGACGGCGACACCCACACCGCGTTCGGCGGCGCGAACGTGTGCACCGACCGGGCGATCATGGGCTACCTGCTCGAGGAGCAGCCGCCCGAGGCCGGCAAGTCCTGCGGCTGA